CGGCGCTCCACACTCCTGCGTCGCCGTCGGCCAAGTCTCCGGACGAGAAGAACTCCACGAGGGTGGTGTTCGCCCACGTGCGGTCGGCCCGGGAGACGTAGAAGAAGTCCCCGACCTCGCGGAGGACGCCGACGCGAGTGTTGATCAGGATGTTCGCGGCGACCTTGCGCAGCCGGCGCCACTTGAAGGTCCGAACCTCGATCCACAGCTGGGAGGCCACCAGCTCGTCGATCCGCTCGACGGCCGACCAGGAGCCTGCCGCGACGGGCTGGCTGTCGCGGAAGACCTCGCGGGGAGGGAGGGTGCTCAGCCAGCCGGCGAGCCGGCACGCGCCGGGCAGCAGGCACTTGGCGAGCGCGGCCGCAGCAGCGATGTCGTCGCCGCCATCCGGAGCCGCCAGCATGGCCAGCGCCAGGAGGACCTCGTCAGAGGCTGCGCTGTCCACCGAGGGCAGCCAGGCCCGGAGGTCGTCGAACTCCTCGACGACTCCAAGCCGTGGATCCGCGGCCACCCAAGCCGGCCACTTCTGGCGGGCCTGGTCGAGCAGTTCGCTGTTGTCGTCGAGGCCGAGCTGGTCACCCACACTCATCGCACTCGCTCCCCTTTCGTCCGTGGCTGTGCACGGCAGAAAGGTCGCGAGCGGGCGTCCCCGCATCCGTCCCCCCAAACCCCCGATTTGGAGGGGGGACGCAGAGGAGGGACGCGCGTTTCCGCAGGTCAGAGGCCGTCCCCCCGAAAATTGCAGAAACTTCTTGACCAGGGTGGCGCGGGGCCTATTCGTCGAGATGCGCCGAACGTTTCCAAACGCGACGCACCTACCTTTCAACACAGAATCGGTAGGGATTCGCTCCGCGGCAGCGCCCTGGTGACAGACGGACGGGTGACCGCGCGGGTCGAACCCGCCGTGTCGCTGCGCGTTGCTACCTTGAGCCGTCCGTCGAACAGTGGAGTCGTCCGTGAAGCACCAGCTGCAGTTGTTGTGCCCCGGTGCCTTTCAGTCGATGGCCGCTGCGCTGGCGATCGCCGAGTTCGGCCCAGGTGTCCAGGTCATGGGCGCTGGCAAGGACGGCGGCCGCGATCTGTACTTCGAGGGCAACCTGAAGTTCGCCTCAGCACTCGAGCCCTCAGAAGACACCTTCAGCGGTTACACCGTCTTCCAGGTCAAGCATCACGACAAGATCTCCGACTCGGAGACCACCAATGCCTCGTGGTTGTGGGGAGAGGTCAAGAAGGAACTCGACGCCTGGGCTGAGTGGGATAGGAAGGACCCGCGCGATCCCCTGCCCGATCAGCTCGTCTTCATCACCAACGTCGCACTCACGCCCGTTCAGAACACGGGCGGCCACGACGCCATCCGCAAGAACATCAAGGCCTACCGCGACAGACTCAACGACCCCAGCCGCGACATCGACGATCAGGATGCAATTCTCGATAGGGTCCAGCGGCGCAAGCGGATCGCGCACATCAAGACGATCCGATTCTGGGACGGCAACCAGCTAGACGCTCTGTTGAGCACGCACGAAGGCGTGCGCCGCCGGTTCGACGCCTTCTTGACCGCCAGCGACGTCTTCACCTTCATCTCTGAACTCACGGGCAACATCGCCCTTAAGGACAGCGAACCGGTTCTGCTTGACCAGGCACGCACCGAACTACTCTCCGACGGGCTCGTGTACTTCGACGACGCCGGTGACCGCGAAAACCGCGGCATCCCGGTACACGAGGTCGCCATCGATCTCCCCGTGACCTTCCCGGGCGGAGGCCACAGGAGCACCGTGCTGCGGCATGTCTTCGAGCGGGGAGACAACCTCCTAGCTCGAGACATCACAGCTGTGGACGGGCCACGCCACATCGTCCTCACCGGCCAGCCGGGCAACGGGAAGACCACGATCTCCAAGCTGATCGTGCAGGCATACCGGGTTGCAGCGCTCAAAGGCTCCACGGCACTAGCGGCCAACCACGACACCGTGATCACCGGGACCGTGGACGTGCTGCGGAGGCTGGGGCACCAACTCCCGCGGCACCGGCGCTGGCCGCTGCGCATCGACCTCGCCGACTACGCGGAGGAACGAGGCCACAAGCTCGACCAATCGCTGATGCGATACGTGGCCGAACACATCAGCAAGAAGTCGAACCATGGCACCGTCACTCCCGCAACGCTGACCTCCTGGCTGCGCGCTTGGCCCTGGCTAGTCGTATTCGATGGCCTGGACGAGGTCACCGAGCCAGAGACGCGGCGCACGGCGATCGAGCGCGTCGTGGAGTTCGTCAACAACGCAGAGGGAGACCGATGCGACCTACTCGCCGTCATCACGACCCGCCCGGTTGGCTACACCGAAAACATCGACCCGACGTCGTTCGAAACCATCGGACTGGACGACCTGACACCCGCTGAGGCCGTCGCCTTCGGAACTAAGGCCGCCCAAGTACGCCTTAGCGGCGACGACGAGCGGATCGGCAAGGTCGTCACGGCCCTTCGGAACGCTGCGCAGGATGAGAACCTCGTCAAACTGCTGCGGACGCCGCTGCAAGTACTCATCCTGTCGATCATCGTCGACGGCGCAGGGACCATCGCACCAGACCGGTACAGCCTGTTCTGGAGCTATTACGACACCGTCGTACGACGAGAGCGCAACAAACCGACGATGGTCCGCACGCTCCTGACCAAGTACGAGCCGTTCATCCACCAGCTTCACGAGCGCGCCGGCTTCGTGCTTCAACAGCGCAGCGAGACGGCCGACCACTCCACGGCTGTTCTAACAGAGCCGGAGCTGCGCGACATCGTCTGGCACATCCTCAACGACGCCGAGTTCAAGCCCGACGGGCACCACTCCGACGTCCTGGACTCGATCATTAGGTCTGCCACACAGCGACTGGTCCTGATCGCGCCCCGGAACGACGGCTTCGGTTTCGACGTGCGCTCACTCCAAGAACTCATGGCGGCCCGGCGAATCAGCGACGCGCCCCTTGAGACCCTGATCAACCGGCTACGTCTCCTGGCCCCCAGCCCACATTGGCGCAACACCTGGTTGTTCGCGACAGGAAAGATGTTCGCGGAACCTCGCGCCCACGAACATCAGGCCGTGGTCGAGCTCATCGAGACGGTCGACCAGGAGGCTCCCGAACGATTCGGATCGCATCTACCGATCGGCCCCGAGGTAGCTCTCGACGTCCTTGACGACGGTATGGCGCGCGCATGGCCGAACTGGAGCCGCCGCATCTTGGCTCACGGGCTCCACGTACTGGACGCGCCCTCTACGTTCAACCTGGACCGGTCGCTACGCATCCTTCTGCGCTACGCCGACAGCGGTGCCGAACAACGAGACGCAGTAGCACGAATGATGCGTGACGACCTCACAGCCACCGCAAACCGTCTGACGGTCGCCAGCGCGGCAGAGATGGTGTCCGCCATCGAGCACGATCTGCAGGTCAACGAGCGCACACTGGGACTCGGCTTGGTCCTGAACCAGCTGGCCAGCACTCCCCCCCCCCCCCCCCCCCCCCCCCCCCCCCCCTGCCCGCCGGGCGTGGACTGGACAGCGTTCGACGACGAGCTCGACACCAGCCCCCACCCCGCCGCTCTCGACCCTGTCATCCGTGGCGCTGCCGCCGCGATGAAGGCAATCAAGGACGAGGTCTTCGTCGAGGAGCACGAAGCCGACCTCATCGCCTGCCTGAACATCCCCGAGGCGGCAGCAGTACTGAGCGCAGCTGTCGCTCACGTGCTCCCCGGCGACGTGTCCCTGTTCCTCCAACTCAGATCCGTGCTCTCGCAGCGCTTCCGCGCCCCACTCGCCGACTGCATCCTCGCCTGACTTCCTGCCGGACCAAGCGGCCGTCAGGCCACGCTGTGTCGAGGGCGAGCTCGCAGATCGGCGGACCCCAGACCGCCAGAAGGGCGGGCACCCAGGTCACGTGACGGGCCAGCTGGCCCCCCGAAGGCGAGCGTCTAGGTCCGCGCGATTTCCTATTCATCAGCGCAGGCGAGCCACCCCATGCTCTACTTCTCGCGATCCCCAGGTGACCCGAGACGCCTGGGGCTCTTTCACGTCCAGCAGCGGCAGCACGAGCAGCTCCGCTCGGCAGGCCCGGTACCTCGGGGCGCGCTCGGGCAGCGAACGACACAGGTCCCCTTCCTGCTGAGAGGACGAGACCTGTGTCGGTGGGTCGGTCGGCTAGTACAGGGTCACTGGGTCAGCACCTGGGCCTCCCCGATGCGGATCGGGAGGGGCTCGGTGGCAAGGTCGAACTCGATGGTTCCGGACTGCCCGCCACCGGTCCACTCGACCACCCAGTGACTGGCCGCGGTGACCTGGTACGCACCCTCGGGCTGGTCGGTCGACATCTTCGCGTAGCGGTGCCCGCAGGTCGGGGAGTCCTGCTTGCCGTAGTGATCGGCGTACGGCGTCCCCTTGCCGGTGCAGGTCACCTTGGTGCCGTCGCCCATGTTCCACACGATGCTGGAGACGCTGGCGGTGGCGCTGACCGAGACCGGCCCTTCGCTGGCGGACGCGGTGATCGGTCCGAACGTGTCATCGGTCGGGCTGTCGACCCACATCCACACCGGCAGACCAACGAGTCCGATCCGGTTGGGGCCGGGCTCGGGAACGATGCCGATCCTGATCGGATCCAGGTCCATCGACGCGATCGCGCGATTGGCGAGAACCACCGGGTCGATCGTGACCGTGCCGTTCTGGATCCAGACCGGATCCCATGAGGAGCCTGGGGGCGGCCAGTAGCAGATGTGCCACGCACCATCCTCGTTGCTCTGTCCAGGGGGCGGCAGTGGGCCCTCCCCACCCGGATCCCAGACGTCGCCGACCCAGCACTGATGGCTGCTGCTCCATACCGACCCGCCGGGGCCAGTGCACGGGATCTCCCTACCGTCTGAGGTCGAGCAAGTCGACGAGCCACCGGTGTCACCGCCGTCACCGCCGTCGTTGCCGCCATCCTCGTCGTCACAGACAACTTCGCCGGTCACCGGGTCCGCTGTGCAGTCAGCGCTCGCGGCGGAGGCGGTGACGAACACGATGACGAGCGACCCTGCCAACGCCACCAACAGAGCAATGAGTCTCCTCAGCATGGCTGGTCCCAAAGCAGGTCCGAGTCGGAGACCTTCCACGCACCCTTGTCCTTGACGAGCGTGTACTCAACCGGGGCGGGGTTGCGGAGCGGGTTTCCGTTGGGGTCGGTGAAGTCCGGTTGCCTGATCGCCCCGTCGTTCTTCCAGGTGACCCTGGTGCGGTCCTCGCAGTCGATGATCAGGATCGAGGTCCCGCGATTCCGCGGCGCGTCGAGCGTGTGTGCGTACTCCCCGGTCACCGTGACGTTTTCATTCATCATGCTCGCGACGGTGTGCTGCAACTGCAGAAACTCCTCACCGGTCGCGACCGGATTGAGCGCCTTGAAGTTGATGTCCCGCTTCCGGTAAGCGAGGTCGCGTACCTCGAGGTACATCGCCAGCTGGGCCGCCGCCTTCTACTCGGGAGTCTGCGGCGTCGGCGCAGTGCTCGTCGGGCTCGAGCTCGGCGTAGCGGTCGGGGTGTCCTCGGCCTCGGGGTCGGTGCTGTCGTCCGAGCAGCCCGTGAGGGTGAGGGCGAGGGCGAGGGCCACTCCCCCGAGTGCGGAGTGGTGCTTCCTCATGCGGTGTCTCCTCCTATGTTGGGCGGCGCCATGACTGATCGCTGGCTGACGTCGGTGGCAATGTGCTCGAGGTGTTCTTCGGCGGCGTCGACGAGCTCGGCCAGCGAGCCGTTGTCGGCGGGGTCGATGCCGAACTGCTTGTCGGCGTTGTAGAGGGTGCGGATGGTGTCGCGCACGAAGACGGCCCTGGCCACGCGTCGGGCGTCGAGGTCTGGGCGGTCGCCGCCGGCCGCGACGTAGCGGCCGGTGAGCTCCTGGTCGAACGTGGTCATGTGCTGGTGCTCCCTTCCCGAGTCAGCTCGCGAGCCAGCCGTGGGTACTGATGATGGTCTTCGTGCGCTCCGACAGTTCCAGCGGGGCGTCGCCGTCGTCGGACCGGTTGCAGATCTCCTCGCGGAGGATCCGGTCGGCCTCGAGCTGGTCGCCCTCGGCCTTCATGACGTGGGCCAGGCACAGGCGGGTGCTCTCGCCGTCAGGGTCGGCCCGGTTGGCGACGTAAGCGGCGGAGCGAGCCTTGACCAGGTCGCCGGCGGCGAGAGCCTCGGTCACGACGATGAGGGCGACATCGGCGATCCAGCCGGACGCCATGAGGTCGACGCGGTCGGGCTCATTGACCAGCCAAGACCATCCCTCTTCACGCAGTTGGCTGAACGGCTTGGCCTCGCCGACCAGCTCGAGCGCGGTGCAGAGGTCGGCGACGCCTTCCGCGCCGCCCCGGGCCTGCCCGCGCTTGCGCAGTCGGAGGAAGAGGTGGAGGTCGACCAAGAGACCGTCGTCGACCTGGTAGACGTTGACGCCGCGAAGCTTGGTGGCGGGTGCCTTGTCGGCGTGGGGCAGGTGGGGCTCTCCAGTGGCCGGGTTGGAGCCCAGCCACTCGCGGACGGTGTTGGTGTAGTCGCGCACCTTGCCGGGGGTGATCCCGAATGCCTCGCCGATCTCCTCGCGGGTGGCTCCGTGCTTGCGGTGCAGGGCAAGGTACGCGAGGAGCTCGGTGAAGTAGGGCTTGCGCTTGGCCAGGGCCTTGCCGTGGGTGCGTGCGGTGACCGGACCGAGCAGGCTGAGCCGTGGACGGTCGCAGTCGGTCGAGAACCAGTCGGCGATGTCCTGGTCGAGATTGGGGTCGCTCTGCTCGACCTCGGCTCGGACGTGCTCGGGAACCTTCGGCGCCAGCGTCTCGAGGTCCTCCTGCACGATCGCGCTCTGACGGATGTAGTCCTGGTCGTCGCCCTCCAGGAGGGAGGACAGCGGCTCGTCGACGGCGTCCGCGGGGGTGTTGCGCGGCAGGGTGTACTCGCGGCGCAGTGCCCCGGACTGGTCGGTGTAGGCCTCCCAGCCGTCGGTGGCGGTCTCGTCGACCGGCACGGGGACGTCCTCGGCGACCTCGCTCTGTCCGTAGACCAGGGCGCAGCCGCGGGCCTCGTCGCTGGTGAGGCCGACGGCGATGAGGTTGAGGCTGGCTTGCTCGAGGACGACGCGGCCGGTGTTCGTCATGTGCAGGACGGCGCCCGGTGTGTTGGGGCGCTCGCCGGCGACGACGATGGAGGTGGCGGACTGCCCGACGTGGTCGGTGACCAGCTGCAGCAGCTGCTCGAGGTCCTCGGGGTCTCCGGCCGCCGCGTCGAGCAACAGCATCCGGGCCGGCCAGGTGTCGTCGTCGACGCTGCCGGTGCGTGCCGTGGACACGTCGGTGTCGTGTCGCTTCGCCCGGTCGACCGTGGTGACGGCGGCCGCGAGGGCCTCCGCGGTCGCGAGCGACCCGGCTGCTCCGGTCGGGTGGTAGCTGATCCGCTCGTCCATGGCGACGGCTTCCTCAGCCACGCCGATGCAGTCGACCTGCACGCGCCGCGACCACGGGTTGACGGCGAACTGTGCGGCGAGGTGGCGGGCGAAGTCCCGGCCGTAGGTCGGGTCGCCGCTGATGGTGAGAGTGGACAGTTCCTCGCAGTTGAGCAGCCACGTCTCACCGGTGTCGCTCATGCCGATGGTGGCCAGGAGCGGGTAGGGCGGCTCGACGTTCCCCGTGTCCGGGCCAAGCTCGTCGACGGCGGTGTCCGTGCTGACGTGCCAGTGGGTCTGGTCCGGGCTGCCCACCCAGGGCCCCGGGACAGCGGCCGGCGCGCTCAGGTGCAAGGTCAGCTTGCCGTGCGCGAGTTCCACGGCAGCGAGCGGCGGCATCGTGATGCCCTGCGCGCCGACGGCGGCCGCGAGGCGGCGCAGCGCCTCGTCCGCGAACTCCACGGTCGCCGCGGCCGCGGCACCGGTGGCGTTCAGGGTCATCTCGACAGGCGCGAGCTCCGGAGGCGGCGCGGCGATCGCGCGGCCCGGTGTCCGGTTCCGGTAGCCGGCGCGGCGGCGGGACCGCAGGGCCATGAGCAGTGCCCCGGACAGCAGGACGCCCCCGCCGGTCAGACCGGCGAGGACCCACGGCGCGTCGAGGATCGAGTCGTCAGCGTCGTCGACCTGGTCGATGTCGGCGGCCGGTGCCGCCGGCTCCTCGGCCTGGGGCGGCGCGTCGGGCACGGCCGTCTCGGGTACTTCGGGCACCTCGGGCTCCTGGGCGACCGGCGGCTCCTCCTCGGCCGGCAGGTCGACGGGCCGCTGGTCCTCGGGGCTGGCGGGCGTCTCGGGCTCGACGTCGCGCGGCTGCTGGTGCCGGGTGTCGTCGTGACTGCCCCCCTGCTCGGCGCCGGGGATTTTGAGCTTCCAGCCGACGTCGATGACGTCGGGGTCGGTCAGCTGGGCCCCGCCGGGCTGGGTGATGCCGATGGAGGCCTGGTAGATCTCGGGCCAGCGGTCGGCGTCGCCGAGCTGTTCTTGGGCGATCTCGCTGAGGGTGTCGGTGGGCTGCACCGTGTAGTCGTGGGCCGGTGCCTCGCCGTTGAGGGCGGGCAGCTTGAGTACCCAACCGGGCTCGAGGAAGCTCGGCTGCGCGCCGAGGAGGTCGCGGTTGAGCTCGACGAGTTCCTTGTAGCGGGCACCGTCGCCGAAGTGGTCCTCGGCGATCGACCACAGGCTCTCCCCCGGCTTCACAGCGTGGTCGAGCGTCTTGCGCTGGCGCTCCTGCTTCGTCTCGACCTTGACGTCCTGCTGGGCGGGCGCCTGGT
The Nocardioides luti genome window above contains:
- a CDS encoding NACHT domain-containing protein, with the translated sequence MKHQLQLLCPGAFQSMAAALAIAEFGPGVQVMGAGKDGGRDLYFEGNLKFASALEPSEDTFSGYTVFQVKHHDKISDSETTNASWLWGEVKKELDAWAEWDRKDPRDPLPDQLVFITNVALTPVQNTGGHDAIRKNIKAYRDRLNDPSRDIDDQDAILDRVQRRKRIAHIKTIRFWDGNQLDALLSTHEGVRRRFDAFLTASDVFTFISELTGNIALKDSEPVLLDQARTELLSDGLVYFDDAGDRENRGIPVHEVAIDLPVTFPGGGHRSTVLRHVFERGDNLLARDITAVDGPRHIVLTGQPGNGKTTISKLIVQAYRVAALKGSTALAANHDTVITGTVDVLRRLGHQLPRHRRWPLRIDLADYAEERGHKLDQSLMRYVAEHISKKSNHGTVTPATLTSWLRAWPWLVVFDGLDEVTEPETRRTAIERVVEFVNNAEGDRCDLLAVITTRPVGYTENIDPTSFETIGLDDLTPAEAVAFGTKAAQVRLSGDDERIGKVVTALRNAAQDENLVKLLRTPLQVLILSIIVDGAGTIAPDRYSLFWSYYDTVVRRERNKPTMVRTLLTKYEPFIHQLHERAGFVLQQRSETADHSTAVLTEPELRDIVWHILNDAEFKPDGHHSDVLDSIIRSATQRLVLIAPRNDGFGFDVRSLQELMAARRISDAPLETLINRLRLLAPSPHWRNTWLFATGKMFAEPRAHEHQAVVELIETVDQEAPERFGSHLPIGPEVALDVLDDGMARAWPNWSRRILAHGLHVLDAPSTFNLDRSLRILLRYADSGAEQRDAVARMMRDDLTATANRLTVASAAEMVSAIEHDLQVNERTLGLGLVLNQLASTPPPPPPPPPPPCPPGVDWTAFDDELDTSPHPAALDPVIRGAAAAMKAIKDEVFVEEHEADLIACLNIPEAAAVLSAAVAHVLPGDVSLFLQLRSVLSQRFRAPLADCILA
- a CDS encoding LysM peptidoglycan-binding domain-containing protein — its product is MTTHPTLGQRLTGLAASAAVLGIVLGLPALFLAIGASPIPDHAPNLDGIKNALLAPDDGTLVLGLFKVIGWVAWAFMALSLVVEAIARLRKVQAPQLPGLGRPQAAARGLIGLAALLFIAAPIAAQAATITTAAAAPVTVGHVNAGAADQAPAQQDVKVETKQERQRKTLDHAVKPGESLWSIAEDHFGDGARYKELVELNRDLLGAQPSFLEPGWVLKLPALNGEAPAHDYTVQPTDTLSEIAQEQLGDADRWPEIYQASIGITQPGGAQLTDPDVIDVGWKLKIPGAEQGGSHDDTRHQQPRDVEPETPASPEDQRPVDLPAEEEPPVAQEPEVPEVPETAVPDAPPQAEEPAAPAADIDQVDDADDSILDAPWVLAGLTGGGVLLSGALLMALRSRRRAGYRNRTPGRAIAAPPPELAPVEMTLNATGAAAAATVEFADEALRRLAAAVGAQGITMPPLAAVELAHGKLTLHLSAPAAVPGPWVGSPDQTHWHVSTDTAVDELGPDTGNVEPPYPLLATIGMSDTGETWLLNCEELSTLTISGDPTYGRDFARHLAAQFAVNPWSRRVQVDCIGVAEEAVAMDERISYHPTGAAGSLATAEALAAAVTTVDRAKRHDTDVSTARTGSVDDDTWPARMLLLDAAAGDPEDLEQLLQLVTDHVGQSATSIVVAGERPNTPGAVLHMTNTGRVVLEQASLNLIAVGLTSDEARGCALVYGQSEVAEDVPVPVDETATDGWEAYTDQSGALRREYTLPRNTPADAVDEPLSSLLEGDDQDYIRQSAIVQEDLETLAPKVPEHVRAEVEQSDPNLDQDIADWFSTDCDRPRLSLLGPVTARTHGKALAKRKPYFTELLAYLALHRKHGATREEIGEAFGITPGKVRDYTNTVREWLGSNPATGEPHLPHADKAPATKLRGVNVYQVDDGLLVDLHLFLRLRKRGQARGGAEGVADLCTALELVGEAKPFSQLREEGWSWLVNEPDRVDLMASGWIADVALIVVTEALAAGDLVKARSAAYVANRADPDGESTRLCLAHVMKAEGDQLEADRILREEICNRSDDGDAPLELSERTKTIISTHGWLAS